In a genomic window of Virgibacillus sp. SK37:
- the murQ gene encoding N-acetylmuramic acid 6-phosphate etherase, with the protein MKLTNLTTETRNQHTANIDTMSTKEILDVINKEDMTVAQRVQQVLPQIEKVVDAVSHALQRGGKLFYVGAGTSGRIGIMDAVECPPTFSTSPELVQAVMAGGTGAFVQAVEGAEDEEERGIEDLEKRNITDLDVVIGIAASGRTPYVIGALKHAQSEGAVTVSLSSNLDSAISKFASIAIEVETGPEVLTGSTRMKAATAHKMILNMITTTSMIKIGKVYENLMVDVKVSNKKLKDRAKSIVSTITRVSDERASEILEITNYEVKPAIVMIKANVSFEEAQSYITLANGFVREAIERAQKEKV; encoded by the coding sequence ATGAAACTGACCAATTTAACGACAGAAACAAGAAATCAACATACAGCAAATATTGATACAATGTCTACAAAAGAAATTTTGGATGTAATTAATAAGGAAGATATGACCGTAGCGCAACGGGTACAGCAGGTGCTTCCTCAGATTGAAAAAGTTGTAGACGCTGTTTCTCATGCCTTACAGCGTGGGGGAAAGCTTTTTTACGTAGGTGCTGGAACGAGTGGAAGGATCGGGATTATGGATGCGGTCGAATGCCCACCTACGTTTAGCACCTCACCTGAGCTTGTTCAAGCAGTGATGGCTGGAGGTACAGGCGCGTTTGTTCAAGCAGTGGAAGGTGCAGAGGATGAGGAAGAAAGAGGCATAGAGGATCTTGAAAAGAGAAATATAACCGACTTGGATGTAGTTATTGGCATTGCTGCCAGTGGCAGAACACCATATGTAATAGGCGCATTAAAGCATGCGCAAAGTGAGGGAGCAGTAACTGTCAGCCTTTCCAGCAATCTGGATTCCGCGATCAGTAAATTTGCATCTATTGCTATAGAGGTGGAGACTGGTCCTGAGGTGTTGACAGGATCCACAAGAATGAAAGCAGCAACCGCACATAAAATGATTTTAAATATGATCACAACTACATCGATGATTAAAATTGGCAAAGTGTACGAGAATTTAATGGTTGATGTGAAGGTGAGTAACAAGAAATTGAAAGATCGTGCGAAGAGCATTGTGAGCACGATTACAAGAGTGTCTGATGAAAGAGCATCTGAAATTTTGGAAATAACTAATTATGAGGTAAAACCGGCAATTGTCATGATAAAAGCTAATGTCTCCTTTGAAGAGGCACAAAGCTATATCACCTTGGCAAATGGATTTGTTCGTGAGGCAATTGAACGTGCACAGAAAGAGAAGGTATAA
- a CDS encoding exo-beta-N-acetylmuramidase NamZ domain-containing protein: MKIGLDVFLEREYKNFIGKRIGLITNMTGVNEKLVPAIDLFHEHPDIQLTALYAPEHGIRGDAKEGEKLESAIDPYTGLPVYSLYGATRKPDQAMLADVDVLLFDLQDIGARYYTYIYTMAYVMEACKEYRKQFVVLDRPNPVAGTQMEGNLVEEDVRSFVGLLPIPNRHGMTVAELALMFKHEFDYNCELTVIPMEGWQRDKYYDETGLFWVPPSPNTTNIEMNILYPGTCLFEGTNLSEGRGTTKPFEQVGAPFIDGQKLAKVFNKKQIPGVLARPTSFIPTYQKHQNEICGGVQLHVSDRKKLNSFEAGISLIEIIAEMYQSEFKFITNEQGKYFFDLLAGTKSLKQIILKRTVQPFFEACNKELEAFRKQRESYLLYK, from the coding sequence ATGAAAATTGGTCTTGATGTGTTTCTTGAAAGAGAATATAAAAATTTTATAGGGAAACGAATTGGTTTAATAACGAATATGACCGGAGTGAATGAGAAGCTTGTTCCTGCAATTGATTTATTTCATGAACATCCGGATATTCAATTAACAGCATTGTATGCTCCTGAGCATGGCATTCGTGGTGATGCCAAGGAAGGAGAAAAGCTTGAATCCGCAATAGACCCCTACACTGGTTTACCTGTTTACAGTTTGTATGGTGCTACACGTAAACCTGATCAAGCAATGCTGGCAGATGTAGATGTTTTATTATTTGATCTCCAGGATATTGGCGCGAGATATTATACATATATTTATACGATGGCTTATGTGATGGAAGCATGTAAAGAATACAGAAAACAATTTGTTGTTCTGGATCGTCCCAATCCTGTAGCAGGCACACAAATGGAAGGGAACCTTGTAGAAGAAGATGTACGCTCATTTGTAGGGCTATTGCCAATACCAAATCGGCATGGCATGACTGTAGCTGAGCTTGCTCTTATGTTTAAACATGAATTTGACTATAATTGTGAGCTTACGGTAATTCCGATGGAGGGCTGGCAACGAGATAAATATTATGATGAGACAGGACTTTTTTGGGTTCCACCCTCCCCGAACACTACGAATATTGAGATGAATATTTTATATCCGGGTACATGTCTCTTTGAAGGAACAAATCTTTCTGAAGGTCGGGGTACTACAAAGCCGTTTGAGCAGGTTGGTGCACCATTTATTGATGGACAAAAACTTGCAAAGGTCTTTAACAAAAAACAGATACCGGGCGTTTTGGCAAGACCGACTTCCTTTATTCCGACATATCAAAAACACCAAAATGAGATATGTGGAGGCGTCCAATTGCATGTATCTGATCGAAAGAAGTTAAATTCCTTTGAAGCAGGTATTTCACTTATAGAAATAATTGCAGAAATGTACCAAAGTGAATTTAAGTTCATAACAAATGAACAGGGTAAATATTTCTTTGACCTTTTAGCAGGAACGAAGAGTTTGAAGCAAATCATTTTAAAACGTACAGTCCAACCATTTTTTGAAGCATGCAATAAGGAACTAGAAGCTTTTAGAAAACAAAGAGAGAGTTATCTATTATATAAGTAG
- the nagZ gene encoding beta-N-acetylhexosaminidase, giving the protein MVDNVRELKRQIGQMLVVGFDGKTMPKHMKEMIHEYHIGGIILFSRNIGTPSEVLQLTTALQKEAKQAGYQQPLFICIDQENGIVRRLGEGTTAFPGAMALGATQQVENAYHVGVATGKELKALGINWNLSPVVDVNNNPRNPVIGVRSFGESPDKVAMFGEAAMKGMQAAGVITTLKHFPGYGDMGVDPHLALPVISHNKKRLDEVELFPFNKNIQAGVDTVMSAHVYFPSIDDEAGLPATLSKKVITDLLREELGFDGVVTTDCMEMNAISHGIGTDKGAVRAIQAGIDLIMISHTYETQIQAIEKMLLEAEQDESVMHAVEIANKRIQRLKAAYLQWEDLHLLDTPPAVADFVGGEAHEKLAASVFRESVTIVNNEGLLPLSCSSTSKILLITPGDEAMTIVEDKKHIDFSLSGAIKVYQKNCHVMPFPSNASDESITSIAHKAKDYDYVIIGTNGLTTESKLVSLVQYIQEIGIPIIVIAMKSPYDIALLPKVSASICTYEPTTTAIQIAVGALFGKEQANGALPVSLS; this is encoded by the coding sequence ATGGTGGACAACGTAAGAGAATTAAAACGTCAAATCGGTCAAATGCTAGTGGTTGGCTTTGATGGTAAGACAATGCCCAAGCATATGAAAGAAATGATTCATGAATACCATATTGGCGGAATTATCTTGTTCAGTCGCAATATTGGTACGCCTAGTGAAGTTCTTCAGTTAACGACAGCACTGCAGAAGGAAGCAAAACAGGCAGGATATCAACAGCCATTATTCATTTGCATTGATCAGGAAAATGGGATTGTACGCCGCTTAGGTGAGGGGACCACGGCTTTTCCAGGAGCAATGGCTTTAGGAGCAACACAACAAGTGGAAAATGCCTATCATGTCGGTGTTGCCACTGGAAAAGAACTAAAGGCGTTAGGAATTAATTGGAACTTATCGCCGGTTGTTGATGTGAATAATAATCCGCGGAATCCTGTCATTGGGGTAAGGTCTTTTGGCGAGTCGCCGGATAAAGTGGCCATGTTTGGTGAAGCAGCTATGAAAGGGATGCAAGCTGCCGGCGTAATTACAACCTTGAAGCACTTTCCAGGTTATGGAGATATGGGAGTAGACCCGCATCTGGCTTTACCTGTCATTTCTCATAATAAAAAACGCCTGGATGAAGTAGAACTCTTCCCATTTAATAAAAACATCCAAGCAGGTGTCGATACCGTGATGTCTGCCCATGTTTATTTCCCTTCTATTGATGATGAAGCAGGTCTTCCGGCTACGTTATCGAAGAAGGTAATTACTGACCTATTAAGAGAAGAACTCGGTTTTGATGGTGTGGTAACGACAGATTGTATGGAGATGAATGCAATTTCGCATGGTATCGGTACGGATAAGGGTGCGGTTCGTGCGATACAGGCTGGTATTGATTTAATTATGATTTCTCATACATATGAGACACAGATACAGGCGATAGAGAAAATGCTTCTTGAAGCTGAACAGGACGAATCTGTCATGCATGCTGTCGAAATAGCGAATAAAAGAATTCAAAGGCTAAAAGCTGCATATTTGCAGTGGGAGGATTTGCATTTACTTGATACTCCGCCTGCAGTGGCTGATTTTGTTGGGGGAGAAGCACATGAAAAGCTTGCGGCATCTGTATTTCGTGAAAGTGTTACGATTGTAAATAATGAAGGCCTTCTTCCACTGAGCTGTTCATCAACAAGTAAGATCTTGTTAATTACTCCAGGAGATGAAGCAATGACTATAGTGGAAGATAAGAAGCATATCGACTTCTCATTGAGTGGTGCGATAAAAGTATATCAGAAAAATTGCCACGTAATGCCATTTCCCAGTAATGCTTCAGATGAAAGCATTACATCCATTGCCCATAAAGCTAAGGATTATGATTATGTGATCATTGGAACAAATGGCCTTACAACGGAAAGCAAGCTAGTAAGTCTAGTGCAATATATCCAAGAAATAGGCATCCCAATCATTGTTATAGCAATGAAAAGTCCATATGACATCGCTCTATTACCAAAAGTCTCAGCGTCTATTTGTACATATGAACCCACCACCACGGCAATTCAGATTGCTGTTGGTGCGTTATTTGGAAAAGAGCAGGCGAATGGAGCTTTGCCTGTCAGCCTATCCTAA
- a CDS encoding carbohydrate ABC transporter permease: MAISKAKANNPIIKKFFLYMLLIVVTIFMIGPFLWLLSTALKSGSENIFQYPPKLLPESPTLTNFVKVMDTFPFWRYLFNSVVVAVLTVFLNVLFCSLAAYPLARMKFRGKNTIFILVLSTMMIPFQLLMIPVYIISLKLGLQNTYMGMVLPHVTTAFGVFLMRQAFLTVPKELDESARMDGANSFQIWWRILMPLVKPSMVTLMIFTFVSAWGDFLWPLIIVNDQDMFTLPLGLNMLQGTFTSDWRLIAAGAIISMIPIIVFFLFLQRFFIKGAMNGAIKG; this comes from the coding sequence ATGGCAATAAGTAAAGCGAAAGCAAATAACCCGATAATCAAGAAGTTTTTTCTATACATGTTATTAATTGTCGTAACAATCTTCATGATTGGTCCATTTCTATGGCTGTTATCCACTGCTTTGAAGTCAGGAAGTGAGAACATCTTCCAATATCCTCCTAAGCTTCTGCCTGAAAGCCCGACGTTAACTAACTTTGTCAAGGTGATGGATACATTTCCCTTCTGGAGATATTTATTTAATAGTGTGGTAGTTGCTGTGCTGACTGTATTCTTGAATGTTTTATTTTGCTCTCTGGCAGCATACCCGCTTGCAAGAATGAAATTCAGAGGGAAAAACACGATATTTATTTTGGTGCTTTCAACGATGATGATACCATTTCAATTATTAATGATACCTGTTTATATCATTTCTTTGAAACTTGGCTTGCAAAATACATATATGGGAATGGTTTTACCACATGTAACTACAGCTTTTGGTGTATTTCTCATGCGCCAGGCTTTTCTGACTGTACCGAAGGAATTGGATGAATCAGCGAGAATGGACGGAGCAAACAGTTTCCAAATTTGGTGGAGAATATTAATGCCACTTGTCAAACCTTCTATGGTAACGTTGATGATATTTACTTTTGTTAGTGCTTGGGGAGATTTTTTATGGCCATTAATTATTGTTAATGACCAGGATATGTTTACATTGCCACTTGGATTAAACATGCTACAGGGAACGTTCACATCTGATTGGCGCTTAATTGCTGCCGGTGCGATCATTTCAATGATTCCTATTATTGTCTTTTTCTTATTCCTGCAACGTTTCTTTATTAAGGGTGCGATGAATGGAGCAATAAAAGGATAG